One Fibrobacter sp. DNA segment encodes these proteins:
- a CDS encoding polysaccharide biosynthesis tyrosine autokinase, with the protein MSFTTQSNQNNMSRQLDHYIHLLQRKWWFVLPVTAAVIIIYALAVNKLGISRPKLDATAILQFDDPDELSSVQERVVLESDAKAVLVRSRSFLEGIVRKLSLQLEVSRYSRSEIFDSVWVGIDAPIGDYEFRPKGDSYSLLFTDRMSAKTRIASGEISTLKETSLPGLTLLWSQDFLSGPRRIKFRVLRTRDAIDRIVDNLTVKTSGKDFTIMSVSLSGRDYEMITNTVNAIAQDFVEENSNTKRSRKGEVMELLEKQLETARREMVAAEANLRKFREANPTVGLPDAFSPPVTILDLKETEAELKSALLQARGLQDRYRITIDTMRIPVLNEMISFLNRYQTGTAEALGSELQGLIEESRRLRDQYSPLHPIVTQHREDVRNFGTKVTSALYDLMNQLSRRISENNTRIDKINSEIAKLPSKELHLSNLQRKYEVNSEIYANVLTRYNEAKIARAMEVGDVYVVDLAVVPEGSSDPKALFVLVGMGLFLGLLAGVGPVLVVDFFDQTARTEKDLRRMTDLLILEAVPVKGCWGKGRGTIEEKCIDTKLVAPDYSQNYVDETYRSLRTKILLSLHEEKRKRIIITSLNMGEGKSFTAANLAITMAQQRIPTLLLDGDLRRGIQHLHFGLEKQPGLSNILSDSSPLSASYLQPSIQSSHINYLSIIGSGSTVPNSAELINSLRFRELLEILSDNFEMIIMDTPPVAVTTDAVGVQDVIHKYMFVVRAGHTNISELNRKIKEFPGLRKKVLGLIFNGAPYRRTEYYQYASYKY; encoded by the coding sequence GTGAGTTTCACAACCCAGTCAAATCAGAACAACATGAGCAGGCAACTGGATCACTATATTCATCTGCTTCAGCGCAAATGGTGGTTTGTGCTTCCTGTAACCGCTGCTGTCATAATTATCTATGCTCTGGCGGTAAACAAGCTTGGTATCTCCAGGCCAAAACTGGATGCTACGGCGATACTTCAGTTCGATGATCCGGATGAGCTAAGCAGCGTGCAGGAGAGGGTGGTACTGGAGTCTGATGCCAAGGCGGTGCTGGTAAGGAGCAGGTCGTTTCTGGAGGGGATAGTAAGGAAGCTCTCTTTGCAACTTGAGGTCTCCCGTTACAGCCGCTCGGAGATTTTCGACTCAGTGTGGGTGGGTATCGATGCCCCAATCGGAGATTATGAGTTCAGGCCCAAAGGAGACTCCTATTCTCTCCTCTTTACAGACAGGATGAGTGCAAAAACCAGGATTGCATCGGGGGAGATTTCCACCCTTAAGGAAACATCTCTTCCCGGATTGACACTTCTCTGGTCCCAAGACTTTCTCTCCGGTCCCAGGAGAATCAAATTCAGAGTTCTTCGTACCCGTGATGCTATCGATAGAATAGTGGATAATCTCACCGTAAAGACCTCCGGCAAGGATTTTACTATCATGTCAGTCTCCCTTTCCGGAAGGGACTACGAGATGATCACCAACACGGTAAACGCCATAGCGCAGGATTTTGTTGAGGAGAATTCAAATACCAAGAGGAGCAGGAAGGGCGAGGTGATGGAGTTACTGGAGAAGCAGCTTGAGACGGCGCGTCGGGAGATGGTGGCGGCTGAGGCTAATCTCCGGAAGTTCCGGGAAGCAAACCCCACGGTGGGGCTTCCCGATGCCTTCTCTCCTCCTGTGACTATTCTTGACTTAAAAGAGACCGAGGCGGAACTCAAGTCGGCACTTCTTCAGGCCCGCGGTCTTCAGGACCGCTACAGGATTACCATTGACACGATGCGTATACCTGTGCTTAACGAGATGATCTCCTTTTTAAACCGGTATCAGACCGGTACAGCCGAGGCACTGGGTTCGGAGCTTCAGGGATTGATCGAGGAGAGCAGAAGGCTCAGGGATCAGTACTCTCCCTTGCATCCGATTGTAACACAGCACAGAGAGGATGTGCGGAATTTCGGCACCAAGGTGACCTCTGCGCTTTACGATTTAATGAATCAGCTAAGCAGAAGGATCAGTGAGAACAACACCCGGATCGATAAGATCAACAGCGAAATAGCAAAACTTCCCTCAAAGGAACTTCACCTCTCAAACCTTCAGAGAAAATACGAGGTAAACTCGGAAATCTACGCCAATGTGCTGACCCGGTATAACGAGGCCAAGATAGCCAGGGCCATGGAGGTAGGTGATGTTTATGTGGTTGACCTTGCTGTGGTTCCCGAGGGATCATCTGATCCCAAGGCTCTTTTTGTGCTTGTAGGCATGGGGCTTTTTCTGGGGCTTTTAGCGGGTGTGGGGCCGGTATTGGTGGTGGACTTTTTTGATCAGACTGCCCGTACTGAGAAGGATCTGCGCAGAATGACCGATCTTCTTATCCTCGAGGCGGTGCCTGTCAAGGGCTGCTGGGGAAAAGGAAGGGGGACCATAGAGGAGAAGTGTATAGATACAAAGCTTGTGGCCCCGGATTATTCTCAGAACTATGTTGATGAAACCTACCGTTCCTTAAGGACAAAGATCCTTTTGAGTTTGCATGAGGAGAAGAGAAAGAGGATCATAATAACCAGTTTGAACATGGGTGAGGGGAAATCATTTACAGCCGCAAATCTGGCGATCACCATGGCTCAGCAGCGTATCCCTACCCTTCTTCTTGACGGAGACCTGAGACGCGGCATTCAGCATCTGCACTTTGGTCTGGAGAAACAGCCCGGACTCTCAAATATTCTTTCTGACTCATCTCCTCTGAGTGCCTCTTATCTTCAGCCCTCTATACAGAGCAGTCACATAAATTATCTCTCCATCATAGGAAGCGGCAGTACTGTTCCCAACTCAGCGGAGCTTATAAACTCTCTCCGTTTCAGGGAGCTTCTGGAGATTTTATCAGATAATTTCGAGATGATTATCATGGACACTCCGCCTGTGGCGGTCACCACCGATGCTGTGGGGGTACAGGATGTTATACACAAGTATATGTTTGTGGTGCGGGCAGGTCATACCAATATCTCTGAGCTTAACAGAAAGATAAAGGAATTTCCCGGACTGCGTAAAAAGGTTCTGGGTCTTATTTTTAACGGCGCCCCTTACCGTCGTACCGAATACTATCAGTACGCAAGTTACAAATACTGA
- the asnB gene encoding asparagine synthase (glutamine-hydrolyzing) gives MCGITGIFHPDPLFPIPSSILHRMSRILNHRGPDDEGYYIGEGVGLGQQRLSIIDLAGGKQPVQNENGKLQVIFNGEIFNYIELTASLKSRGHRFSTRSDTEVLVHLYEDFGEKFVEHLNGQFAIALWDSEKRELILARDRVGIRPLFYTRLSDGVFLFGSEIKSIFAYPGITPQFDPLGLEQVFSLWVPVPPRTVFSGVKELLPGHILRVSADGEQLRRYWRLEFPDRGGYERRSFDFYQKRLEELLYDAVRIRLRADVPVAAYLSGGLDSSIISTLVKKHHNSNLITFSISFKDHRFDETSFQQAMVGFLGTDHRSIEIGYDSIGRLFPEVVWFSEIPMIRTAPAPLLALAELVRKNDIKVVLTGEGADEMFGGYNIFKENKIRRFWARFPDSRIRPLLLLDLYPYITPGEQKNRFWQLFFRKGLTDTSNPCYSHLLRWVNTSRIKRFFTEQYRSAFDEQQNVMEQVVSFMDPEIFRWDPLCQAQYLEISLFMSGYLLSSQGDRMMMGRSVEGRFPFLDYRVIEFAATVPPEYKLNGMNEKYILKKTYGSQIPESVVKRSKQPYRAPVSQCFVSDSDSLPSRVISPSSIAQAGIFDPQRVSLLLEKVKSNPGQISAVDDMAVAAIDSTQLLYHYFISELT, from the coding sequence ATGTGCGGCATAACAGGCATTTTTCATCCCGACCCCCTCTTCCCCATCCCCTCCTCGATCCTGCATCGGATGAGCAGGATTTTAAATCACAGGGGACCTGACGATGAGGGGTATTATATCGGAGAGGGCGTGGGGCTTGGACAGCAGCGCCTGAGTATCATAGATCTTGCCGGTGGGAAGCAGCCTGTACAGAATGAAAACGGGAAGCTCCAGGTAATTTTCAACGGGGAGATTTTCAACTACATTGAGCTTACCGCATCACTGAAATCCCGGGGGCATAGATTCTCAACCAGAAGCGACACAGAGGTGCTGGTACATCTTTACGAAGATTTCGGTGAGAAGTTTGTCGAACATCTTAACGGTCAATTTGCGATCGCACTGTGGGACAGCGAAAAAAGGGAACTGATTCTGGCCAGAGACAGGGTGGGAATCCGTCCACTTTTTTATACCCGTCTAAGTGACGGAGTATTTCTGTTTGGTTCAGAGATTAAATCCATTTTTGCTTATCCCGGTATAACTCCTCAGTTTGATCCTCTGGGGCTTGAGCAGGTTTTCTCTTTGTGGGTTCCGGTTCCCCCCCGCACGGTGTTCAGTGGTGTAAAGGAGCTTCTGCCAGGTCATATACTGAGAGTCAGTGCAGATGGGGAGCAGTTGCGAAGATACTGGAGACTTGAGTTTCCGGATAGAGGTGGCTATGAGCGCAGGTCTTTTGATTTTTACCAGAAGAGACTTGAGGAGTTACTCTATGATGCGGTAAGGATTCGTTTGCGGGCAGATGTTCCGGTGGCTGCATATTTAAGCGGAGGGCTTGACTCCTCCATAATTTCCACTCTTGTCAAGAAGCATCATAACAGCAACCTGATAACCTTTTCAATCTCATTTAAGGATCACAGGTTTGATGAGACAAGTTTTCAGCAGGCGATGGTGGGTTTTCTCGGTACCGATCATCGCTCTATTGAGATCGGGTATGATAGTATAGGAAGACTTTTTCCGGAGGTTGTCTGGTTTTCCGAGATTCCGATGATACGTACTGCTCCTGCACCCCTTCTGGCCCTGGCTGAGCTGGTGAGAAAGAACGATATAAAGGTGGTTTTGACAGGTGAAGGTGCGGATGAGATGTTCGGGGGTTATAATATTTTCAAGGAAAATAAGATCAGGCGGTTCTGGGCAAGATTTCCAGATTCCCGCATTCGTCCGCTGCTGCTTCTTGATCTCTATCCTTACATTACTCCCGGTGAACAGAAGAACCGTTTCTGGCAGTTGTTTTTCAGAAAGGGGCTGACAGACACCTCCAACCCCTGTTATTCGCATCTTCTGCGATGGGTAAATACCTCCAGAATAAAGCGGTTCTTTACAGAGCAATACCGAAGTGCTTTTGATGAGCAGCAGAATGTGATGGAGCAGGTTGTTTCCTTTATGGATCCTGAGATTTTCAGGTGGGATCCGCTTTGCCAGGCACAATACCTGGAGATCTCTCTTTTCATGTCGGGTTATCTTCTCTCTTCCCAGGGTGACAGGATGATGATGGGGCGGTCTGTGGAGGGGCGCTTTCCTTTTCTTGACTACAGGGTTATAGAGTTTGCGGCCACTGTGCCTCCGGAGTATAAGCTCAATGGGATGAACGAGAAATATATTCTGAAAAAAACCTATGGGAGTCAAATCCCGGAGTCGGTGGTTAAGAGATCCAAGCAGCCTTACAGGGCTCCTGTTTCCCAGTGTTTTGTCTCAGACAGTGATTCTCTGCCATCGCGTGTTATATCCCCTTCATCAATAGCCCAGGCAGGGATTTTTGACCCGCAGAGGGTATCGCTTCTATTGGAGAAGGTAAAGAGTAATCCCGGGCAGATCAGTGCTGTTGACGACATGGCAGTAGCGGCTATAGACTCCACCCAGCTTCTTTACCATTATTTCATCTCAGAATTGACATAG
- the ptsP gene encoding phosphoenolpyruvate--protein phosphotransferase has translation MSIEQSDGKRQLKFKGLSINSGRISGKVCLYSAERFKAFPKYPLSSEAAVKQELERFDEVLVLCTHELNRIASEVSDAIGKTEAEIFLAQKHIMNDPKLIAAIEKEVAEDRKNVEWAISDVLGEYEEKFATLDNQYLRERSSDIGEIRRRLLSRISNKKSGFICEGQAKCAKGENRIIVAEELTPDMVINMNLEKVLGFVTEHGGITSHAAILSRSLGIPSVSGIAGLMNYAQCGDTMLVDGDSGEVFLNPDPELVAALVPVEPVQSEAVCVLGTPAGMEVLANTSTMEDVKHAMAVGADGIGLFRTEILFIKADRLLTEEEQYAYYREVVRMMRGKPVTFRLLDVGGDKPLPFLRVRKESNPYLGWRGARFLLGSPEVFKMQIRALGRLSTETSIKIIFPMVVDAAQQKVLLDLSREFLSGVECDMSRIEFGAMFEIPSSFLQASRIFELVDFGSVGSNDLIQYLFAIDRTNELVSQDYNPEHPVLWDMLEMLSETAQKVGKPLSICGEMAGRESIPAKLLDAGIRSLSVSPRLVPRVRNEMSRYAGVMA, from the coding sequence ATGAGCATAGAACAGTCCGACGGGAAAAGACAGTTGAAATTCAAAGGTTTGTCCATAAACTCCGGCCGGATTAGTGGAAAAGTCTGTCTCTATTCCGCAGAACGGTTCAAAGCATTCCCCAAGTACCCGCTTTCCTCAGAGGCTGCAGTTAAGCAGGAACTAGAGCGCTTTGATGAGGTGCTGGTACTCTGCACTCACGAGCTTAACCGCATTGCATCAGAAGTCTCCGATGCCATAGGCAAAACAGAGGCGGAGATCTTCCTCGCTCAGAAACACATCATGAACGACCCCAAACTGATTGCCGCCATAGAAAAGGAGGTGGCAGAGGATCGCAAAAATGTGGAATGGGCAATCTCCGATGTACTGGGTGAATATGAGGAAAAATTCGCTACCCTCGATAACCAGTATCTGCGGGAACGCTCCTCAGATATCGGGGAGATCCGCAGACGGCTGCTGAGCAGAATAAGCAATAAAAAGAGCGGATTTATATGCGAAGGGCAGGCAAAATGCGCTAAAGGAGAAAACAGGATCATTGTAGCAGAGGAACTCACCCCTGATATGGTGATCAACATGAATCTGGAAAAGGTGCTGGGGTTTGTCACAGAACATGGCGGAATAACCTCACATGCCGCAATACTGTCACGATCCCTTGGCATACCCTCTGTCTCCGGAATCGCAGGACTGATGAACTATGCTCAGTGCGGAGATACAATGCTTGTTGATGGGGACAGTGGGGAGGTGTTTTTAAACCCTGATCCTGAACTGGTTGCAGCTTTAGTGCCGGTGGAACCAGTCCAATCCGAAGCTGTCTGTGTCCTTGGAACGCCGGCGGGAATGGAGGTTCTCGCCAATACCAGTACAATGGAAGATGTAAAGCATGCCATGGCTGTGGGTGCTGATGGTATAGGGCTGTTCCGTACAGAAATTTTGTTTATCAAGGCTGACCGGTTGCTCACCGAAGAAGAACAGTATGCCTACTACAGGGAAGTTGTAAGGATGATGAGAGGCAAACCTGTTACCTTCAGGCTTCTTGATGTCGGTGGAGATAAACCTCTGCCCTTTTTACGGGTACGAAAAGAATCCAATCCGTATCTGGGATGGCGCGGAGCGAGGTTTCTGCTCGGAAGTCCCGAAGTGTTTAAGATGCAGATCAGGGCTCTGGGACGTCTGAGCACTGAGACCAGTATAAAGATTATCTTCCCAATGGTGGTAGATGCCGCACAGCAGAAAGTACTCCTTGATCTTTCCAGGGAATTCCTCTCCGGTGTCGAGTGTGATATGTCAAGGATAGAGTTCGGGGCGATGTTTGAGATACCCAGTTCATTTCTGCAGGCGTCAAGGATCTTCGAACTGGTTGATTTTGGAAGTGTCGGCTCCAATGACCTGATCCAGTACCTCTTTGCCATCGACAGGACAAATGAACTCGTATCCCAGGACTACAATCCCGAGCATCCGGTCCTCTGGGACATGCTTGAGATGCTCAGTGAAACAGCCCAAAAGGTAGGAAAACCGCTCTCAATCTGTGGAGAGATGGCAGGCCGGGAAAGTATCCCTGCAAAGCTCCTTGACGCTGGGATAAGATCGCTCAGCGTTTCACCCAGACTCGTGCCAAGGGTGAGAAATGAAATGTCACGGTACGCGGGTGTGATGGCCTGA
- a CDS encoding TIGR02757 family protein → MSDLKALLDSIYDRFHHPEYLKMDPLSCVHEFKTASDREIGGLIASVLAYGRAEIIIDHCYSVFRKIDWDTRNFIFSTSYKEKQKFFAGFKHRFNDGFDLALLLESIGNLLKHYGTLENLFIAPFRDESLTIKDALHHFTSQIKMSAESLAGHKKKSFEYLLPSPESGSACKRLNMFLRWMTRDDDSIDFGIWKKVSKSKLIIPVDTHIATLSRKLGLTSRKSADWKMAEEITAKLRLFDPQDPVKYDFSLCRAGMVDYRKEAA, encoded by the coding sequence ATGAGTGATCTGAAAGCACTTCTGGATTCAATTTATGATAGATTTCACCACCCTGAATATCTTAAAATGGATCCTTTGTCCTGTGTTCATGAATTCAAAACTGCCTCTGACCGCGAAATCGGTGGACTCATCGCTTCTGTCCTGGCTTATGGAAGAGCTGAAATAATTATCGATCACTGCTACTCAGTTTTCAGGAAAATCGACTGGGATACCAGGAATTTCATCTTCTCAACCAGCTATAAAGAAAAACAGAAATTCTTCGCAGGCTTCAAGCACAGGTTCAATGATGGATTTGATCTGGCTTTGCTTCTGGAATCTATAGGCAATCTCCTCAAACATTATGGGACTCTGGAAAACCTGTTCATTGCTCCATTTCGTGATGAAAGTCTCACAATCAAGGATGCTCTTCATCACTTCACATCACAAATAAAGATGTCTGCAGAATCCCTGGCAGGTCATAAAAAGAAGAGCTTTGAATATCTGCTGCCTTCTCCTGAATCCGGAAGTGCGTGCAAACGGCTCAATATGTTTTTACGCTGGATGACTAGGGATGATGACTCTATAGACTTCGGCATTTGGAAAAAGGTTTCCAAATCAAAGCTGATTATTCCGGTTGATACCCACATCGCAACACTCTCCCGTAAGCTGGGACTTACCTCAAGAAAATCTGCCGACTGGAAAATGGCTGAGGAGATAACCGCAAAATTGCGTCTTTTTGACCCGCAGGATCCTGTCAAATACGATTTTTCCCTGTGCAGAGCCGGGATGGTTGATTACAGGAAGGAAGCAGCATGA